A window of Panthera tigris isolate Pti1 chromosome A3, P.tigris_Pti1_mat1.1, whole genome shotgun sequence genomic DNA:
GCTGTGTAGCCTGAGCTACGAGCTGGCATGTAATCTGGCTCTGCACTCAGTCATCACTACTCTTGTcttacagtgtttttaaaaacctttctcttGACAAAGTTGTTATTATATGGCCTTGATATACCTGGAGTCCCATATGGCTCAGTCTGCATGGTGTTGGCTTTCTTTTTTGAACCCAACAATGGAGATgtcagaggaaaaagagagaggtggaTCTCAACCATTTTCATTAACTGACAGAAAAACTGGGAACCCCAGGGAGATGAATGTGTTTGGCTGCCAGCATGGGAGAAATGACAGACTAAGGGGGAAGGCCAGGGACATCCAAAAGATTGGCTGGAAGAGTGATTTCTCATGTGTCCTTATTCTTCCCCATGTTACTCTAGTGATGCATTGCCCGCCTTTGTGGGCAGAAAAGCAGCAATACTGGGCGGAAGTGGCAGGGTAGTGTGAGGGCAGCTCCAGGGCCAAAGTGAAAAGCCAGCAGCCACAACACCTAGACCACTGAGCATTTCCTTACTCTGTCTTCCTCTATCCAGTGGACTAGGCAATTACACCGAAGAGGTCTGTGTGTATGAGAACATGCCTGGCTATGAAGTGATGAGATGTTCCCTGGAGACCAGGGGAACGCCTGGTGGAGGTGGGGATCTGGGAATGGTTGAATTCAGAGGGTAACCTTTGAGACTTTCTACCTTGAAGACGATCCTCCTTTCATTCACCTGGAGAATAAGCAAAGTCTGTTTTTATAGCTCTCCCAGGTAGATAGTCTTTGCAAAGCAGCTGGTAGTCTTAAGGGAATAAAGGATGCACTTAAAAGGAAATGTGGCCAGACATGTGAGGTGTAAAAGttctatgaaagaaatttaacaaGAGGAGTTAAACCAGAGGAAGCAGcttatataaaaaataagcatagtAATTATCCTTAGAGATGAAggagaatattgaaaaaaataaagcagggagaaGCAAATATGAATAGGAACCAACTGGAAATACCGAGTATCCAAATATAATTGGTGAAATAAAGCACTCAATGGATTGGCTGCATAAAATGAATGGGTACAGCCAAAGAACCTATTAGTAGATAAATACTGGAATAAGGAATTTCCCCAGAAGGCATCAGAAAATGAACAGATGCCAAGTTGAGAGATCAGGAGGATTGAGGTATAAGTTCCCCTCAAaatcacagaagggaaaaaaagaccctgaatgggAGGGACACAGAGTACTAAACAGAAGGTGACCTCACACAGAGATGTTCCACAGTAACCATGAAGGATAtgaaaaagaaactgtaaaagCTTCCAAAGTTAGAAAGGCATAGCACCCAAAAGGACTTTGGGTATATATTTATAGTTACCAgtgaattttacatatatatacatatatttttacactGTTTCttagtatctttttatttccagttgAATAGTACCCTTTAGCATGTCTTAAAAGGCAgatctagtggtgatgaactcctacATGGATGGAATTGTATGTTCCCTTGTCAGTTTCCTGAGCCAGTCCCTGTAGGGAAAGGAAGaccttttactcatttttgtaatCCTGCTGCCTATCACAGTGCCTTCTCCCTAACAGGTGCTTAATCAACTTAGGTTGAATGGAAAAGCCATGTTTGAACTGCCTTTTTAATAGATGGAGTAGGCATATCAGGCAGGCAACTGTCAGGATGGCCTTTTAGGCAGGGAGCATTGCATGTACAAAGACATGACAACCTGAAAGATGAGGCATACTGCAGGAGGAAAGGTTTGAAAAAGGCAGTAGAATAGTGAAGAAGTCAGGGAGCAGGTTTCTGAAGGGCAGAACTTTGGAGGGACAGGGGTAGTTTGGGAAATAAGAATTATGGCTGTATGTTGACAAAGTAGATGAAGGTGTAAAGCACTGGGAATAAGTAAGTGAAAGCATTGTGAAGTTGAGGTCTAGGCTGGGGGATCCATGAGGATGCTGAAGTCTCCAGGAAGGTTCAGGAttgaggaaggaaatggagacaggTGCCAAGGTTTTTGATAAGCATGGTGGAATTCACTGAAGGGCAGAGAACAGAGTGTCCCAAGCAAAGATGATAATGCTGGCCTGCCATTTTGCATAGGACTAGGATGattttttaggtctttttaatCCAACAGCCCCTGCAAAACTATTGCCAAAGGTGTGGTCAGAAAGATGCTGAGGAATGTTGGTGGACTCTCTTCTTAGTCACTGCCACCTGCTTGTGACCTTCTAACTAGATTCGGCTTTACTTGGGGACTATCACAGTGGGGAGATGGCATGTTGGAGGGAGCTGCTATATTTACTTTGTCTTAGTGTCCACATCAGGGCTCCTCTGCCTCTGGCTCCCTTAATGTGTTCTCACAGATTGGAGTCATGTTCTCACAGAGCACAGAGCGACTGTGGGCAAGGGAAATAGTAGGGACCCTGAAAAGCTTTCTCCCCTTGTTCCCTGCTATACCCCATTCCTTAAGGCTATGTGGATACTTGTGATTGCAGTTTGTATATTATTTGgtctaaaaacaaaaagcacttcATCTAGAAAAACTTGAAAACCTGGAGTAGTTCTCTCAGTAGTGGGGATGGGATGGCACCCTTTATCTCCACTTTTTTGTGCATACTATTATGAACATCTGCAGGACTTAGGTAAGTGTGCAAATAGAGGTATTGACCTGcagctcctctcttctcttccttttttttttaagcttatttatttattttgagagagatggcgtgaatggggggagggacagagagagagggagacagagaatccaaatcaggctccacattgtcagtgcagagcccaatgaggggcttgaactcatgaaactgtgagatcatgacccgagctgaaaccaagagtcagacacttaactgagtgagccactcaggtgcctctcctCACTTCTCTTTCATCCTGATTCCATCCAGCATGCATGGTGTGCTTCAGCCTGCACTCTAAGGTCTGTTAACGTCCCACAAACAGCAATCTTTAGGCCTTGTGGTATACACACTGGGGGTGTGGTTTTCCATGGGGAGGACAAGGCAAACACTGAGTATTTGGGGCAGGAGTATTTGGGGCAGACTGGGTGGTCATGTCTCCTTGGCGTTGTGGACTCAGACTCCTTAGCAGGGCTGGGGCATGGCTACAAGAGGGCCAGAGTGGGGGCTCTCCAGTGTGATGTCCAGTGGGGGCAGGGACATAGCTGCCCATATCTCAGGGCACTTTTGCTCTCACATcgcttcatttgtgaaatgacttATTATGGCAGAGAAAGGGGCACAGACCATGTAATGGTCTTACTCACTTCAAAAAAAAGCTGACTTTTTTTAAGGATgaacaaaaatacacataaagtttatttctttctttcttaaggaaATAGCTTAGAGTTTTGAAACTTATTAACCACTTTGGCTCATGGCCAAGTATGGCCCATGAGTTAGGGGTGTACTGGTTTAGAGTATACTTCATGGACCTTATCTTCCCCTGGCTTTTGCTGAGCTCAGGATTTTGCTTAGGGTCAGTAGGAAAAATGAGGTTTCAGGGAATTAGTAAAAATCCTGCTCACTTGAAAACTGGGCTTTGCTTTGTGACTccatttttcttgttcatttgatTAAATTTATACCATCTAGGCTTCACCGTGACCAGTTAGCACCAGCCGTATGGAAATGTAGTGGCTGCTCAGTAGTGTTTGCAATGTCTCTACTTTTATGTAACTTCAGGAAGGGTATAGCAGGAGACTCAAATTGTAGTTTCACTCTGCTTTCTGTTAGCTGCGTGACCCCACATAGGCCACTTAGCCTCTGAATGGCAATTTTTTCCTCTCTAACAAGAGAACCCTTCCTACCTCACAAGAATATTTTGAGAATCTAATGAGCCAATGCAAGTCAAAGTTTTCTAGAATGTGTAAAGCCCATTGGAATTTAAGAGATTATTATCACTGTGGTGTGAACCATTTATCATATCCCTTACAAAGTGACAGCTCCACAGGAGAGCAGCTTTGCTATAGGGGGGAGTAGAGAGATGATGGTGGAACAGGTAAAGTAGGGCTGGGGGAATCAGGACGATGAGGTGGGGCACGttgttaaaggaaatgaaaagtgacTGGAATTCAAGATCTTCTAGCGTTCAGGACTATGATAGGCAATGTTTACACATTGGCTTAGTAccacaaacttttatttttttaaatgtttatttattttgagagagagagtatgtaagAACATGCAGGAAGAGGGGcatggtggggggagagagaggtagaggtagagagaggtagagagagaataccaagcaggttccacaatcagcacagagcctgatgcggggcttgatcccatgaccctgggatcaggacctgagtctaaatcaagagtcggatgctcaactgactgagctgccaaCGTGTCCCGATATGACAaccttttatatacttttttctgtttgtctacCTGGACCTTTTTAGAAGTAAAGGAAACCAAATAATCTGGCTCCCTATGCTTCATGTCTTTGTCCCACTCGATTTTCTCTGCTCCAGGCACACTGATCTTATTTTTCTGGAACACAACAAGCTTATCCCCGGCCTTTTGTACTGAACTTGCTGTTCTCTCTGGAACATCCTTCCCTTAATGTCCTCATGTACCATATTCTACTACTTTCCTGTCTTCAGTCAAAAGTCACCCCTTGAGGGAGGCCTTTAAATTATCTTGTGACATTTCATATGCTACCCTTCTTCCCTGATTTGTGTTCTGTCATTAGCACTTGTGAGTGTCTAGCATTCAATATGTTATTGAGCTTGTATGTCTTCTCTTACCTCTACAGAATGTAAACTTAACAAGGGCAGAATTTGTCTGATTACTTACCactatgtttttacattttatttgttttttgtttatttagggaatagtggagggaggggcagagagaaagagacagaggatccaaagcaggctctatcctgacagcagagagcctgatacagggctcgaactcaccaaccatgagatcaagacctgagctaaagttggattcttaaccgactgagccatccaggtgcctcttattttattttagagtttatttatttgtgtgtgtgtgtgtgtgtgtgtgtgtgtgtgtgtgtgtgtgtgtgtgtgtgagagagagagtgagcgagcatgcgggcatgagcagaagaggggaagaaagtgcaaaagagagaatcccaagcaggccccacactagTAGCACAgaactggacatggggctcaTATTCacagatcatgagctgagctgaaaccaagagttagatgcttaaatgactaagccactgAGGTCCCTCCCCATTGTGTTTTTAGTGACTGGAATGGTATTTGACttacagtaggtgcttaataaatatttacttattgaaTGAGTGGATGGAAAACAGAACTGTGTGGCTTCTTTAAAGTTGGTTTTTGATTTCTGGAAGTGGCCACCAGTGATCTAATTTATCTCAACACCAAATATTTGCATAACTACAAATGCTAACTAATATGACTTTTGATTAGCTTCTCTCCCACAAGTAACTTGGCTCTTGAATTTTGGTCTAATTCTGTTTACAGATGTAGAAAACTAAGCTGCTGTAAGCCCTCCAGATATTCTAGGAAGGAGGGCTTACCACACCAGCCAATGTTCCATCAGGTCACAGTGAATAGAGGTCTTCCTGGGTCATTACCTGAGGAAGCACTACCTTTGCTGTGGTGTTTGGGAGCCTGGGCTGGGAGCAGCCTATGTTCTACTTGGAATACATGGAGAAGAGAATTTTGTTGGGATACATGGAGAAAGGATTTCTACAGGGATGTGGCCTATAAAGAGTTCCCATCACTTTATAGACAGAGGAGgtataattttattactatttttcaagttttcttcttcctttcttcctttcctccccttcttccccttctctcctatGTTATGGAACATGTAGGCATTTGGtagattatttatttactcacttaTTTATGGATAAGAGCCCTGTGATAAGGCTTTgtgaatgaaaaggaatgaaacaaCTAAAAACCTTGTCTATCCAAACCTCATCTTCATGTAACTCATTAATACCTGGAAGTTGAATGACCCTGGCTAATGATACATGTGGGAAAAATTGCCTGAAAATTCAGTAAAGGCAGAACCAAAATTCTCTCTGTATCTTATGTGGTGAGCATCACTAGAAATAAgatgatttttatattcttctctttGTAGGTTTGTTTATAAGTAATGTTTCAAGATTCAAGGAATCTTTTGTTAAGTAAAGGAATTGAGAGCACAAAAATAGAGTGCTATTACAGTTTTGGGATTTAGTGTATTTTTGAGGCCTAAGAAAAGAGCTCAGGGGCTGTGGATAATGCTATTAGAACAGAATATTAGGAAGACTTAGGTCTTGAAAAGGACTGAGCTTTCCTTACATTTTCTGATGTCTGAAGTAAAGAGGCTTTGAAGaccttcagaaatattttcttattactcATCCTTTAAACTAGATCCTAGGGCTCCAGATGATGGTATGTGGGAAGTCTAGAACATAATGGTATGACCAATGGACCTCTCTATTGGGATCTAAGGCTGAGCCCATTGAATGTTTTGAGTTGAATTCTTTGCAACAAGTTGAAAGGGTTTAAAGACAGAGATGGGCAAGTACCAGCCTAAAAAGATACCATCTGAACCTGGTTTCcttctgaatttctcttttctttaacttgtcttgcctttctctctctcttctcatgtctcctcttttcctgtccttgtacttctttttttcttttatcccttctctttgttcttttcaatttCCATATCTTGCCTTAAATGAACATTTCTTAGGTAATATCTGACTCCAGTGGTTGCCTTGAGATCTAAGCAGCTTCTAGAGTTTGTCCCAGGAAGGACAGACTAACATAGGGAGGAGAAGCTGGAATATGGGCTatgggtggagggggagaggagtGAGGGATGAGAACATAAAATGGGAGATGTGAAGGTGTGGTATGCTTCTTGACCTTGAACCCCATGGTTTCATCCCATAAGGATTTGGGTTAAATCTGGTTGTAGGATGGGATTGCCAACCCAACATTCCCCCCACTGAATCTTCCCCTTCCACCTTCCTAGCTAACAGAGCTGTCTTTCCACTGCAGAAGCTAACTGTAGCAGAGTTCATGTTTGCCATCTCTCTTGCTACCAGGGTAGTAATATGAGATAATAGGTAGGAAGAGATCTTTTCTGAGGGTCTTTTGGGagacattttcttcccttttgaaaaGAGACACAGGGAAGTAAAGATCTACATTTTGTTTGTGGATTTGGTCATACCTGTATGTGGTGTGTAGAATTGCTACAGCCTTGCTGCCAAGGAGGAATCATGACTGAACACTCCAAGGATGGCAGGACAAAAACATGGAAAGGTCCTGGATCCTTGAGATCATGGAGCTGCCAGTCCAAGTCTGCAGCATCTTATGTAATTGGCTTTGTGGTTTAAGCCATTCTTAGTTGGGATTTCTGTTACTTGAGCTGAAACCATTTTGATGGGAACCAGTTAGTACAGTCTCATGGAAGGGCTTTATGTTGtgcttttagttgtttttttttttcaatgttaaatattaaacaaaacatcctatatatttgtcttcctccAATGCCCTTGATTATTCAGAAGCTGACAGTTCATTCTTTGTCTTTATGAGCTTTCCTTATAAATTATTGATTCCAACACTTGTGGCCATCACCCTAGAATTGAGATATCAGTTTCAGTAATCTTTTTCTGATTTCCTAATGAATACTATATGATGCTGGACAAAACAAGGCAGAGTGTCACTTCTGATAAGATCTGTAGCATCTTGGTGATGCAAGTACAGAAGAgcctttctcttgttttattccTCTCTCCATGTACCCCTTCCAGAAATGAAGTCTGAAGGGTTCTCCATGTTTTGTTAACCACTGAGCCCTGTTGTACAATAGTCTCATGTGTTactccctccatcccccaccaGTATTGTTCCTGTATGTGGCaagataaaaaatgtattaatctgTATATCTAGTTCATCATATCATTCTGCTGGCTAAAAGCTTCTGGATTTTCTCACTCAGTCTCTTTGTTCTGATCCTTTTGAGGATCATTCTATATTGTCTGACTGCTTCTTAAGCAGTGAAAGAGAATCTGGAGCAAAGTGGAGGTGAGGAAGGTGATATGAGAGACTGGCCAGGATGAGACTGAAGGAGTTCTAGGTAGGTGAAAATCTGAGGAAAGAGTAATGGAAGCAAGGTCCAGGTTGAGTTCAGAGAGTTGGGGAGAAACTTATGCAGGGCAGCCAGTCACCTGGTTTGCATGAGGATGGCCAAATGGATTGTTGACAGCCAGTATTCATTCTGAAAGATCAGTACCTAGGCTGTGTCAATATTTCGAGTATCCCTCTGAAGTCATGGGTACTTGAAAAATCTCTGGGAGATACTGGTCCTCTGTGGTGTTagagatttgaaataaaaattttaaaaaaacaagttggataatatttgattttttttggggggggggtgtgggttttttcttttctgttgtaatcattttgttttgttttctgttaccaCTCTGGGACTGAAGCACCACTCTGAGTCACAGCCTAGAGGTGTGACCTGtataatctttgtcttttttttttttttttaatgggaaaagagTGATACACTGGACGCCAACTGTTTTTATTCAAATGCAGGAAGTATTTTTCCCTTAAGACTTAAGAGTTTTGGAGTACTAAATTTAGCTCCCTAtaaatatgtttgcttttttaaggAAAGTCTCATCTCTTACAGGAAGTGTTGTAGTGATAAAGCGATGGAACAAAAGTCTTATGAGCTTCTCTTggcgtttatttatctttaaacatattcttgcctcttAGAACCACTATCTGTTAAACCAATGTGTTATCAACAGCTATGTTGTAAAATAATTAATACTGTATCCTAGTTTTAATTTAGCTGCTACTTGCTTTTGAGTCCAAATTCAGAAAACTATTCCTTTTGGACATAAACAAGGATGAAGTATGGCTGCAGATGGAGCTGGGACACCCAGCAGTGTGACAAATTGGTGTGGGGGCCAGAGAGgaaaatgctaaatgaaaatgctttattttcgTGTCAGGTTAGACCAGTGTTCTCCAATAGAAACATAACATAAGCCACAAACATGACCTACATAGGTGACTTTAAGTGTTTTAGTAgctccatttaaaaatgtcaaaagaaatagatgaaattaattttacacTTTTCTTAATGTGTTCGAAATAGTAGTGTTCCAGTAGGTAGTCAGTATAAAAAATTACTGAGTTACCAtacatcctttatttttttctttgcagtaaCTATTTGAAATCAAGTCTGTTGTGTGCACTTATAGCATGTCTCCTACCGGTTAGCCATATTTccagtgctcagtagccacatgtggctagtggctactgtactgAAGAGCCTAGGTCTAGactacttatttttatgtatttcatgtttatttagagaaactgagtgggggagggtcagagagagagagattggaagagagagaaacctaagcaggttctgtgctgtcagtacagagcctgacccaggcctccctctgacaaacagtgagatcatgacctaagctgaaatcaacagttggacgctgaactcactgagccagccagacaccctggtctacactatttttaaagataacCATTCTATTGTTCACTGGATGCTCACAACAGGTCAAGATGATGCCAGGGCACATAGGGAGAAATGATTGCTTTTTCTTCCAGCCCTATACTAACTTCCTTGTTAATTCATTTGGGACAAAGTTATGAAATGCTTGCCCTAAGGCAAGAGGAGGAAGGATTGGCTTCAACACGGAAAGAGCATACTCTGAGAGGAGACTCAGAGCTTTGTGAGGTGGTTATGGAACAGTGCTTGGTGGAGATTTATGGTTGGAATTTATGGTCCAGGTTTTCTAGACTGGGtctttcaggaaaataaatatgggAAATATAGTTACTTATTAGGAACAATATGGTATAATGGAATGAGTTCTAGATCAAGGGTCAGGAGTACTGGGCATTGGTCTAGGGGGAGAAAGGTAAACTAAAATGTATCAAGCCTACTATAACACTAAAGcacttaacattttcttattcGCTTCTCACAATAAGCCCAATAGTTAGGAATTCTAACCAATTCCAATTAACATGAATAAGTTGAGCCTGGAGAGATAGTATAGTGTCCTCGCTTATCGAGGATTTATGATAAAGTCTTAGCTCTAATTCCAAAGCCACTAGGTTCTTAACATTATAATCTACATACATGCCATATAGGCTCTATCTTCTACATTTGTAGGCTCTATCTTCTACAAATTAGGCTTTAACTAAAGAAGCAGAACCAGGCATGCATCTCATGCTGGAGCTCAAGTCCACAACAGAGGCAGTGATAAAGGGAAGACCACTAGCATGCTGGAAGCCACCgcatgagatggaaccccacaaGATAAAACTGCCCCATTTCCATCTTGTTGCCTCTCCCTTTGGTCATAAAAGAATTTTGCAGCAGCCGAGGTTCTTCATCATTGAATGAAGCACATGTACCTGGCCcaggagtcagactgcctggagGATCCAAGGGAAGATAGAGCATTTGCAGGCCCAGTGGCTGCTCCATAGCAGTGAGCTGAATCAGCAGATCAGCAACAAAGTGTAAGAGTGACAAAATGGCTAGAGTTTCCCTTAATCTCTTTTCCCAACAATCTTCTCTGTAGCCCATCATGATGGGAAGCACATAGGGGATTCTGGGAGATGTAGTTAACCTTACTGAAGCTGACGCATAACAAAGCCATCAcataggtactcagtaaatatttgttgaatgaatgaatgagtgaatgaacattGTGCTGCTTCCCTTGGAAGTTTTTTGGGAATCGGAACACCTAATTGTGGCTCTGCTTCTTATAAGCCAAGCCATCTGGAACAAGTCACTTAATCCTTTGAGTCTTGATTTACTTGTCTATAAAATTCCAAGAATAATCCTGGTTAATAGGACTTTTATAGGGATCAGTTGGGATGATCTGAACAAAAGCACTGTGAACATCATAAAGCATAAAacaaatgtattgttttaattatgaatGTTGTTACTACTTCAGCTTCCTAATCTATCATATGGAGTAATAGTTCCTGAGCAATTTACCTTACAGGTGTGCTAGGAAGATTAAATAGGATGAAGTATGTAGAGTACTCTGCCAGCTATGCCATGGCATATACTTCAAAAGTGAGACTTCAGTTATCCTTTGACACTGAGATACATTTTTCACCTAATGTTTTAGTtctgggctaaatgggttagaGGGACAAGTGTGTAATTGGTAACTCTGAGAGCTGGAGGGCAGTGGCCATTTCTTGGATGGGAGTTGTGGGCAGTGGATAAAGTTTCTGTTCTATAAGTTTGGGCTTGCATTTCATAGCAACCAAACCTGctcatcaaaatgaagaaatccctGCGGAAGTTCTTAGTGAAGATGGCATAGAGGAAGGGGTTGGCACAGGAGTTGATGGGGTAGAACAGGACCAGTAGGATCTTTGACTTGGACACAGTGATGAGGGGCACCttgagggaggcagagatggcAAAGAAGGAGATGGGTGCCATGCAGAGGAAGTCTGTGAAGATGAGCATAGCCATGCGCTTGGCGATCTTGGTGTCACTAGAGGAGGACACAATATTGGGGTTTCTCACTGTGAAGTAGATGTGAGCATAGCAGCAACAGATAACCACAAAGGCCAGGACATTGAGCACAAGGAGGGACATAACATAGAGCTGTGACAAGGGGCTGTCAATATCCATGGGCAGGCAGATGCTCACCTTCATGTAGCTGCTGATGCCAAAGACGGGAAAGAGGGCGACCGTGAAAGCAAAGATCCAGCCTAGCAGCATGATGCTGGCAGCATGGCGGAGCTGTACTTTGCATTCTAGCTGCATGGCATGGGTGATGGTATGCCATCTTTCCACTGTTATGGCTGTCAGGGTATAGACTGAAAGCTCACTGGCAAAGACTGTGAAAAAGCCAGCAGCATCACAGCCTGCTCCAGTTTGCCAGTCAATGGCATAGTTGTGGTATTGGCTTTTGGTGTAGATATCAACTGATGCTATGAGCAGTAGGTAGATTCCAATGCAGAGATCAGCAAAGGCCAGGTTGCACATAAGGAACCGGGGAACTGTGAGTTTGTATTGGCTGGTTATCAGGATCATCAGCACTATGATGTTCCCTGTGATGGCCAGGATGCTAATAAACCATATCAAGACCCTTAGAATATCATACCCCATGATATCTTCACATGGGTTGAACGCATCTGGCTTAGGGGAGCAAGTCACATCAACCACTTCATTGCATAAGTCATAGTCAAATTCACTGTACATCATGTCAAATCCTTTGGTGTAACTGGATTCCTCGTCTTCTGCCAAAGAGACTCTCTGACCCCTAGCCTGAGTCATATCATCAACTTCTTGCCTTAAAATAGATTTGTTGCAAATTGGATGAAGCTCAGagctagaaaaatacaaaaaggaacaGAATCAACATCCTGGATCCAGAAAGGCAAATACATTACTGTTTTTGCACAGGGTGGAAATGATTGggtttcttcctgatttttttttttctcttctcaagtCTGTCTGCCCTTGAGGCTAAGCTCAAGGGTTAATGGTGCTTACTGTAAATGAACAGAACAACTTATGTATATATTCCTAGAGTTGGATGGCCCACTGGGGAAACCATCTGGCCACAACCTGAATGTGGGAGGAAGGCGCCTGGGACTAGCTAAGCTTTGCtgttaaatgcaaataatttacGGACCTAATATCTACTTCAC
This region includes:
- the FSHR gene encoding follicle-stimulating hormone receptor isoform X1, with protein sequence MALLLVSLLAFLSLGSGCHHRICHCWHRVFLCQESKVTEIPSDLPRNAVELRFVLTKLRVIPKGAFLGFGDLEKIEISQNDVLEVIEANVFFNLSKLHEIRIEKANNLLYIDTDAFQNLPNLRYLLISNTGIKHLPAVHKIQSLQKVLLDIQDNINIHTVERNSFVGLSFESMILWLNKNGIQEIHNCAFNGTQLDELNLSDNINLEELPNDVFQGASGPVILDISRTRIHSLPSYGLENLKKLRAKSTYNLKKLPSLDKFVALMEASLTYPSHCCAFANWRRPISELHPICNKSILRQEVDDMTQARGQRVSLAEDEESSYTKGFDMMYSEFDYDLCNEVVDVTCSPKPDAFNPCEDIMGYDILRVLIWFISILAITGNIIVLMILITSQYKLTVPRFLMCNLAFADLCIGIYLLLIASVDIYTKSQYHNYAIDWQTGAGCDAAGFFTVFASELSVYTLTAITVERWHTITHAMQLECKVQLRHAASIMLLGWIFAFTVALFPVFGISSYMKVSICLPMDIDSPLSQLYVMSLLVLNVLAFVVICCCYAHIYFTVRNPNIVSSSSDTKIAKRMAMLIFTDFLCMAPISFFAISASLKVPLITVSKSKILLVLFYPINSCANPFLYAIFTKNFRRDFFILMSRFGCYEMQAQTYRTETLSTAHNSHPRNGHCPPALRVTNYTLVPLTHLAQN
- the FSHR gene encoding follicle-stimulating hormone receptor isoform X2 — encoded protein: MALLLVSLLAFLSLGSGCHHRICHCWHRVFLCQESKVTEIPSDLPRNAVELEISQNDVLEVIEANVFFNLSKLHEIRIEKANNLLYIDTDAFQNLPNLRYLLISNTGIKHLPAVHKIQSLQKVLLDIQDNINIHTVERNSFVGLSFESMILWLNKNGIQEIHNCAFNGTQLDELNLSDNINLEELPNDVFQGASGPVILDISRTRIHSLPSYGLENLKKLRAKSTYNLKKLPSLDKFVALMEASLTYPSHCCAFANWRRPISELHPICNKSILRQEVDDMTQARGQRVSLAEDEESSYTKGFDMMYSEFDYDLCNEVVDVTCSPKPDAFNPCEDIMGYDILRVLIWFISILAITGNIIVLMILITSQYKLTVPRFLMCNLAFADLCIGIYLLLIASVDIYTKSQYHNYAIDWQTGAGCDAAGFFTVFASELSVYTLTAITVERWHTITHAMQLECKVQLRHAASIMLLGWIFAFTVALFPVFGISSYMKVSICLPMDIDSPLSQLYVMSLLVLNVLAFVVICCCYAHIYFTVRNPNIVSSSSDTKIAKRMAMLIFTDFLCMAPISFFAISASLKVPLITVSKSKILLVLFYPINSCANPFLYAIFTKNFRRDFFILMSRFGCYEMQAQTYRTETLSTAHNSHPRNGHCPPALRVTNYTLVPLTHLAQN
- the FSHR gene encoding follicle-stimulating hormone receptor isoform X3, giving the protein MALLLVSLLAFLSLGSGCHHRICHCWHRVFLCQESKVTEIPSDLPRNAVELRFVLTKLRVIPKGAFLGFGDLEKIRIEKANNLLYIDTDAFQNLPNLRYLLISNTGIKHLPAVHKIQSLQKVLLDIQDNINIHTVERNSFVGLSFESMILWLNKNGIQEIHNCAFNGTQLDELNLSDNINLEELPNDVFQGASGPVILDISRTRIHSLPSYGLENLKKLRAKSTYNLKKLPSLDKFVALMEASLTYPSHCCAFANWRRPISELHPICNKSILRQEVDDMTQARGQRVSLAEDEESSYTKGFDMMYSEFDYDLCNEVVDVTCSPKPDAFNPCEDIMGYDILRVLIWFISILAITGNIIVLMILITSQYKLTVPRFLMCNLAFADLCIGIYLLLIASVDIYTKSQYHNYAIDWQTGAGCDAAGFFTVFASELSVYTLTAITVERWHTITHAMQLECKVQLRHAASIMLLGWIFAFTVALFPVFGISSYMKVSICLPMDIDSPLSQLYVMSLLVLNVLAFVVICCCYAHIYFTVRNPNIVSSSSDTKIAKRMAMLIFTDFLCMAPISFFAISASLKVPLITVSKSKILLVLFYPINSCANPFLYAIFTKNFRRDFFILMSRFGCYEMQAQTYRTETLSTAHNSHPRNGHCPPALRVTNYTLVPLTHLAQN